Proteins from a single region of Streptomyces spectabilis:
- a CDS encoding cytochrome P450, which translates to MFDHTLPLLLQGYAWLPDLSRRRGPGPVRTRLLGKPAVALRGPAAVGFFYDEDHVRRRAALPEPVLSTLFGQGAVHTLDGAGHRTRKALFVELLKDAPGVAALADHVAREWERSREEWSRASEVTLFDEVSVLITRAVRVWAGIPLAEPPDDEARRTARDLVAMVDGFATAGPRQLRARRARRRQERRLARLVEDVRSADTGEAAAAAEAGRPPSAVHAVAAHRDADGEPLDPRTAAVELLNIIRPTVAVTWYTVFGAHALHRNPELRAPLAKEDEGYARAFAHEVRRFYPFAPFVAGLAPQDVEWHGEPIAEGSLVLLDLYGQNHDPDLWQAPYTFDPERFTGREPGRDELVPQGGGEAATGHRCPGEDVTLAVLSTLLPRLARLEYRVPDQDLRIPLRRMPTGPRSGFVITDVG; encoded by the coding sequence TTGTTCGACCACACACTGCCGCTGCTCCTCCAGGGCTACGCGTGGCTGCCCGATCTGAGCCGCCGCCGGGGCCCGGGCCCCGTGCGCACGCGCCTGCTCGGCAAACCGGCCGTCGCGCTGCGGGGACCTGCCGCCGTCGGGTTCTTCTACGACGAGGACCACGTGCGGCGCCGCGCCGCCCTGCCCGAGCCGGTCCTGAGCACGCTCTTCGGCCAGGGCGCCGTGCACACCCTCGACGGGGCGGGCCACCGGACGCGCAAGGCCCTGTTCGTCGAACTCCTCAAGGACGCGCCGGGCGTCGCCGCCCTCGCCGACCACGTGGCGCGGGAGTGGGAGCGCTCGCGCGAGGAATGGTCGCGTGCCTCCGAGGTGACCCTGTTCGACGAGGTGAGCGTGCTGATCACCCGGGCCGTCCGCGTCTGGGCGGGCATCCCGCTCGCGGAGCCCCCGGACGACGAGGCCCGGCGCACCGCACGCGACCTGGTGGCGATGGTCGACGGATTCGCCACCGCGGGGCCGCGCCAGCTGCGGGCCCGGCGCGCCCGGCGGCGCCAGGAGCGGCGGCTCGCCCGCCTCGTCGAGGACGTCCGGTCGGCGGACACCGGGGAGGCCGCCGCGGCGGCGGAGGCCGGGCGGCCGCCGTCCGCGGTGCACGCCGTCGCGGCGCACCGCGACGCCGACGGCGAGCCGCTCGACCCGCGCACGGCCGCCGTGGAACTCCTCAACATCATCCGCCCCACCGTCGCCGTCACCTGGTACACCGTGTTCGGCGCCCACGCCCTGCACCGGAACCCGGAGCTGCGCGCGCCGCTCGCCAAGGAGGACGAGGGCTACGCCCGGGCGTTCGCCCACGAGGTGCGCCGCTTCTACCCGTTCGCGCCCTTCGTCGCCGGGCTCGCCCCGCAGGACGTGGAGTGGCACGGCGAGCCGATCGCCGAGGGCAGCCTGGTCCTGCTCGACCTCTACGGACAGAACCACGACCCGGACCTGTGGCAGGCGCCGTACACCTTCGACCCCGAGCGGTTCACGGGCCGCGAGCCCGGCCGCGACGAACTCGTCCCCCAGGGCGGCGGGGAGGCCGCGACCGGTCACCGCTGCCCGGGGGAGGACGTCACCCTGGCGGTCCTGAGCACGCTGTTGCCGCGTCTCGCCAGGCTCGAGTACCGCGTCCCCGAC
- a CDS encoding DUF6766 family protein: MKRLLRFLRANGLTLAFGAGFLLALAGQAVAGHAEFNNRLVAEELRPVGFGGYLLTSDFAVDVTENWQSEYLQFFLYIFGTVWLLQHGSPESKELDKAGTETDKEQKVGRYARADSPRWASVGGVRQAWYSRSLGMVMCSLFLLSWLAQSVTGVAAYNEEHLRGLQAPISWSAYLTAADFWDRTLQNWQSELLAVGSMAIFSVYLRQRGSPESKPVGSAHTSTGVEG; encoded by the coding sequence GTGAAGCGACTGCTGCGGTTCCTGCGGGCCAACGGCCTGACGCTGGCGTTCGGGGCCGGGTTCCTGCTCGCCCTCGCCGGGCAGGCCGTCGCCGGGCACGCCGAGTTCAACAACCGGCTCGTCGCCGAGGAGCTGCGTCCGGTGGGCTTCGGCGGCTATCTGCTCACCTCCGACTTCGCGGTGGACGTGACGGAGAACTGGCAGTCCGAGTACCTCCAGTTCTTCCTCTACATCTTCGGCACGGTGTGGCTGCTCCAGCACGGCTCGCCCGAGTCCAAGGAGCTGGACAAGGCGGGCACGGAGACGGACAAGGAGCAGAAGGTCGGCCGGTACGCGCGGGCCGACTCGCCGCGCTGGGCGTCCGTCGGCGGCGTCCGCCAGGCCTGGTACTCCCGGTCCCTCGGCATGGTGATGTGCTCGCTGTTCCTGCTCTCCTGGCTGGCACAGTCCGTCACGGGCGTGGCCGCGTACAACGAGGAGCACCTGCGCGGGCTCCAGGCCCCGATCAGCTGGTCCGCGTATCTGACGGCCGCGGACTTCTGGGACCGCACGCTGCAGAACTGGCAGTCCGAGCTGCTCGCCGTGGGGTCGATGGCGATCTTCTCGGTCTATCTGCGCCAGCGCGGCTCGCCGGAGTCCAAGCCGGTGGGGTCGGCCCACACCTCGACCGGCGTCGAGGGCTGA
- a CDS encoding N-acetyltransferase — MPALQVRPFHRDDRDQLTELVNAHVAAVVPGVSVSVNTVLGQLARRPDEFITDPWVAERVTLVAEQRSSVVAAAHLLRYRADAEVGPDHRGMGAIDWFVSHPPASFRPDADTAADLLMSACLAQLARWDVRVREADGALPAPAVYGLPRAWPHVRAVYERAGFRHTGHTEVVLIAAVPDLPTPPAPVAGLAVRRTLGECGTRLTAHLDGHDLGHIEVDTALGRPERQARNGSLADIGNFRTEPGHGVDGLHAWLLGEAARWLRLAGADRLLAYESADDTRALALLKDLGFTELVRTDRGWRHRA; from the coding sequence ATGCCCGCGCTCCAGGTACGCCCCTTCCACCGCGACGACCGCGACCAGCTCACGGAGCTGGTGAACGCCCATGTGGCCGCCGTCGTGCCCGGTGTCTCCGTCTCCGTGAACACCGTCCTCGGCCAGTTGGCGCGCAGGCCCGACGAGTTCATCACCGACCCGTGGGTCGCCGAGCGCGTGACGCTCGTCGCCGAGCAGCGGTCGTCCGTCGTGGCCGCCGCGCACCTGCTGCGCTACCGCGCCGACGCCGAGGTCGGCCCGGACCACCGGGGCATGGGGGCGATCGACTGGTTCGTCTCGCACCCGCCCGCGTCCTTTCGGCCGGACGCGGACACGGCCGCCGACCTGCTGATGAGCGCCTGCCTCGCCCAGCTGGCCCGCTGGGACGTGCGCGTGCGGGAGGCCGACGGCGCCCTGCCCGCACCCGCCGTGTACGGCCTGCCCCGGGCCTGGCCGCACGTCCGCGCCGTCTACGAGCGCGCCGGGTTCCGGCACACCGGCCACACGGAGGTCGTCCTCATCGCCGCGGTGCCCGACCTGCCGACGCCCCCGGCGCCGGTGGCGGGCCTGGCCGTGCGCCGCACCCTCGGCGAGTGCGGCACCCGGCTCACCGCGCACCTCGACGGCCACGACCTCGGCCACATCGAGGTCGACACCGCACTCGGCCGCCCCGAACGCCAGGCCCGCAACGGCTCCCTCGCGGACATCGGCAACTTCCGCACCGAACCCGGCCACGGCGTGGACGGCTTGCACGCCTGGCTCCTCGGCGAGGCCGCCCGCTGGCTGCGCCTGGCCGGCGCCGACCGCCTCCTGGCCTACGAGTCCGCCGACGACACCCGGGCCCTCGCGCTCCTGAAGGACCTCGGCTTCACCGAACTGGTTCGCACGGACCGCGGCTGGCGGCACCGGGCCTAG
- a CDS encoding glycosyltransferase family 4 protein → MKITFLLYNAYGIGGTIRATANLATALAERHEVEVVSYYRTADRPSLPFGPGVTLRPLVDLRPGSRHYDGRDPAQRASGTVCPHDLMYKGKTPPSALGETRLADHLRRSDADVVIATRPYLVCFLAEHGRADQLRIGQEHVTHDFHSAGLRRAQDAAIPRLDAFVTVSHGDERAYRAALPDIGTRLTHIPNCIPAPEAEASSGDTRTVVAAGRLVPVKRYDRLIGAFAKVAAQHPDWTLRIYGQGREKEKLRHRIHELGLHDHVFLMDARTSIDTEWAKGAIAAVSSSTESFGMTIVEAMRLGVPVVSTDCDFGPREIITHGEDGLLVPADGPDSAVEDGIADALCRLIENDTERFRLAQAAIRSARRFLPDHTAAQYEALIDDLKPGAATARRSRTRSARTAPGRTPRQRVGALAERLGVAAWLGKALPPVTVGCRVAADGSLYFRVPVAELTHGDWQLVLKPRAGTEDDTVRLPFKHTADETDPYVKLLLHRSGRPMAEGYWNVHLQQGRKGRVRRARAGLVETGRLLAPTVPPHPSGAGFATAVPYRTQDGNLSLRTWSRAAHAELESLAVGEEAITLTGRVHGAAAHGHHYRLRARLRGGDATFEARCHVDEAGCFTAAIPLSGPAEQHPGGEAIWDLALEPYDEQGDAIRLARLRGDVIERRRTDVFPSARPAADGALELRPYLTAHNDLALKAVAHPMAPAREPAV, encoded by the coding sequence ATGAAGATCACCTTCCTGCTCTACAACGCGTACGGCATCGGCGGCACCATCCGCGCGACGGCGAACCTCGCCACCGCGCTCGCCGAGCGCCACGAGGTCGAGGTCGTCTCGTACTACCGCACCGCCGACCGGCCGAGCCTGCCGTTCGGACCCGGTGTCACCCTGCGCCCCCTCGTCGATCTGCGTCCCGGCTCCCGGCACTACGACGGGCGCGACCCGGCCCAGCGCGCGTCCGGCACCGTGTGCCCGCACGACCTGATGTACAAGGGCAAGACGCCGCCCAGCGCGCTCGGCGAGACGCGGCTCGCCGACCACCTGCGGCGCAGCGACGCGGACGTCGTCATCGCGACCCGCCCCTACCTGGTGTGCTTCCTCGCCGAGCACGGTCGCGCCGACCAGCTGCGCATCGGCCAGGAGCACGTCACCCACGACTTCCACAGCGCGGGCCTGCGCCGGGCCCAGGACGCCGCGATCCCGCGGCTCGACGCGTTCGTGACCGTCTCGCACGGCGACGAGCGCGCCTACCGCGCGGCCCTGCCCGACATCGGCACGCGGCTCACCCACATCCCGAACTGCATTCCCGCCCCCGAGGCCGAGGCCTCGTCCGGCGACACCCGGACGGTCGTCGCGGCGGGCCGCCTGGTGCCCGTCAAGCGCTACGACCGCCTCATCGGGGCGTTCGCCAAGGTCGCGGCGCAGCACCCGGACTGGACCCTGCGGATCTACGGACAGGGCCGCGAGAAGGAGAAGCTGCGCCACCGGATCCACGAACTCGGCCTGCACGACCACGTGTTCCTGATGGACGCGCGCACATCCATCGACACGGAGTGGGCCAAGGGCGCCATCGCGGCCGTCTCCAGCTCCACCGAGTCGTTCGGCATGACGATCGTGGAGGCCATGCGCCTGGGCGTGCCGGTGGTCAGCACGGACTGCGACTTCGGGCCGCGCGAGATCATCACGCACGGCGAGGACGGACTGCTCGTCCCCGCGGACGGCCCGGACAGCGCGGTCGAGGACGGCATCGCCGACGCGCTCTGCCGCCTCATCGAGAACGACACCGAGCGCTTCCGCCTGGCCCAGGCCGCGATCCGCTCGGCGCGCCGCTTCCTGCCGGACCACACGGCCGCCCAGTACGAGGCGCTGATCGACGACCTGAAGCCCGGCGCGGCCACCGCCCGGCGCTCCCGGACCCGCTCCGCGCGCACGGCACCCGGCCGCACGCCCCGCCAGCGCGTGGGCGCCCTCGCCGAACGCCTCGGTGTGGCCGCCTGGCTCGGCAAGGCGCTGCCGCCCGTCACCGTCGGCTGCCGCGTGGCCGCCGACGGCTCGCTCTACTTCCGCGTGCCGGTGGCGGAACTCACCCACGGGGACTGGCAGTTGGTGCTCAAGCCGCGCGCGGGCACGGAGGACGACACGGTACGGCTCCCGTTCAAGCACACCGCCGACGAGACCGACCCCTACGTCAAGCTCCTGCTCCACCGCAGCGGCCGCCCCATGGCCGAGGGGTATTGGAACGTCCACCTCCAGCAAGGCCGCAAGGGCCGCGTCCGGCGGGCGCGGGCGGGGCTCGTGGAGACCGGCAGGCTGCTCGCGCCCACCGTGCCCCCGCACCCCTCCGGGGCGGGCTTCGCCACCGCCGTGCCGTACCGCACCCAGGACGGCAACCTCTCCCTGCGCACCTGGAGCAGGGCCGCCCACGCCGAACTGGAGTCGCTCGCCGTGGGCGAGGAGGCCATCACCCTGACCGGCAGGGTGCACGGCGCGGCCGCGCACGGCCACCACTACCGCCTCAGGGCACGGCTGCGCGGCGGCGACGCCACCTTCGAGGCCCGCTGCCACGTCGACGAGGCGGGCTGCTTCACCGCCGCGATCCCGCTGTCGGGACCGGCCGAGCAGCACCCGGGCGGCGAGGCGATCTGGGACCTGGCCCTGGAACCGTACGACGAGCAGGGCGACGCCATCCGGCTCGCGCGGCTGCGCGGCGACGTCATCGAGCGGCGCCGCACCGACGTCTTCCCGAGCGCCCGCCCCGCCGCCGACGGCGCCCTCGAGCTGCGCCCGTATCTGACCGCCCACAACGACCTGGCCCTGAAGGCGGTGGCGCACCCCATGGCGCCCGCGCGCGAGCCCGCCGTATGA
- a CDS encoding DUF418 domain-containing protein, translated as MTQNAVATAPAPAVEPVADARSTGRLIGVDLARGLAVFGMYAAHVGPDPATAGGVRGFVMELAHGRSSALFAFLAGFSVVLMTGRRVPKTGRAGRQAVAKVALRAVVLLVLGTALTMSGTPVEVILAFYGLYFLLVLPLYRLSARTLAEIAVVAALVLPQLLYFVVRAVYYDGALGGGTTGPLAWPRTGDGLVPLLFTGSYPALSWLPFVIAGMAVARLDLADTAVRIRLAVTGVGLAVLGYGGSWVALHHLPGVARALGDAGFQAGGTGTAWWSDVAGLPEEDTWGWLFVAAPHSETTLSIVANTGVAVAVLAACLLAVDALPRFRRLAGPVIAVGSMSLTAYVLHIVAIRFLGGDELPQSTLLLLAFVAGVTAFAALWTRFFRRGPLEALLQRATKVAERVP; from the coding sequence ATGACACAGAACGCAGTGGCCACGGCCCCGGCACCGGCCGTGGAGCCGGTGGCCGACGCGCGGTCGACCGGCCGCCTCATAGGCGTCGACCTCGCCCGCGGCCTGGCCGTCTTCGGCATGTACGCGGCCCACGTGGGGCCCGACCCCGCGACGGCGGGCGGCGTGCGGGGCTTCGTGATGGAGCTGGCGCACGGCCGGTCGTCCGCGCTCTTCGCGTTCCTCGCGGGCTTCTCCGTCGTCCTGATGACGGGGCGCCGGGTGCCGAAGACCGGCCGGGCTGGCCGCCAGGCGGTGGCGAAGGTCGCGCTCCGCGCCGTCGTCCTCCTCGTCCTCGGCACCGCGCTCACCATGAGCGGCACGCCGGTCGAGGTGATCCTGGCCTTCTACGGCCTGTACTTCCTGCTGGTCCTGCCGCTGTACCGGCTCTCGGCGCGGACGCTCGCCGAGATCGCCGTGGTGGCGGCGCTCGTGCTGCCCCAACTGCTGTACTTCGTCGTCCGCGCGGTCTACTACGACGGTGCCCTCGGCGGCGGCACCACGGGCCCCCTGGCCTGGCCCCGCACCGGGGACGGCCTGGTACCGCTGCTCTTCACCGGCTCCTACCCGGCCCTGTCCTGGCTGCCGTTCGTCATCGCGGGCATGGCCGTGGCGCGGCTCGACCTCGCGGACACCGCCGTCCGGATCCGCCTCGCCGTCACCGGCGTGGGCCTGGCCGTGCTCGGCTACGGCGGTTCCTGGGTCGCGCTGCACCACCTGCCCGGCGTCGCGCGGGCCCTGGGCGACGCGGGCTTCCAGGCCGGGGGGACGGGCACCGCCTGGTGGTCCGACGTCGCGGGCTTGCCGGAGGAGGACACCTGGGGCTGGCTGTTCGTCGCCGCGCCGCACAGCGAGACGACCCTGTCGATCGTGGCGAACACCGGTGTGGCCGTCGCCGTGCTCGCCGCCTGTCTGCTCGCCGTCGACGCGCTGCCGCGCTTCCGGCGCCTGGCCGGGCCCGTGATCGCGGTCGGCAGCATGTCGCTGACCGCGTACGTCCTGCACATCGTGGCCATCCGCTTCCTCGGCGGCGACGAACTGCCGCAGTCGACGCTGCTGCTCCTCGCCTTCGTCGCGGGCGTCACCGCGTTCGCGGCGCTGTGGACGCGGTTCTTCCGGCGCGGCCCCCTGGAGGCGCTGCTCCAGCGCGCGACCAAGGTCGCGGAGCGCGTCCCGTGA
- a CDS encoding response regulator, with the protein MIRVVVVDDEALVRSGFELILNAADDLRVVATAAGGDAVDTVRRERPDVVLLDIRMPDVDGLTVLRELRSLPEAPTVAMLTTFDTDEYIVTALRSGAAGFLLKDTEPDQLAQLVRTLAAGGVVMSPKASRSMLRAHPGPGGGSASGADRARVERLTGRERDVLVLIAEGLTNADIGTRLHLSAGTVKDHVSAILTKLRVTSRVQAALLAERAGLLEAAGRAEEPR; encoded by the coding sequence GTGATCCGGGTAGTGGTGGTGGACGACGAGGCCCTGGTGCGGTCCGGGTTCGAGCTCATCCTCAACGCGGCCGACGACCTGCGCGTGGTCGCGACCGCCGCCGGGGGCGACGCCGTGGACACCGTGCGGCGCGAGCGGCCCGACGTCGTGCTCCTCGACATCCGCATGCCGGACGTCGACGGCCTCACCGTCCTGCGGGAGCTGCGGTCGCTGCCCGAGGCCCCGACCGTGGCGATGCTGACCACCTTCGACACCGACGAGTACATCGTGACCGCGCTGCGCTCCGGCGCGGCCGGATTCCTGCTCAAGGACACCGAGCCCGACCAGCTCGCCCAGCTGGTGCGCACCCTCGCCGCGGGCGGTGTGGTGATGTCGCCCAAGGCGTCGCGCTCCATGCTGCGCGCCCACCCGGGGCCCGGCGGCGGCTCCGCGTCCGGCGCGGACCGGGCCCGCGTGGAGCGCCTCACCGGCCGGGAGCGCGACGTCCTCGTCCTCATCGCCGAGGGCCTGACCAACGCCGACATCGGCACCCGCCTCCACCTCAGCGCGGGCACCGTCAAGGACCACGTGAGCGCCATCCTCACCAAGCTCCGCGTCACCAGCCGCGTGCAGGCGGCCCTGCTCGCCGAGCGGGCGGGGCTCCTGGAGGCGGCGGGCCGGGCGGAGGAGCCGCGGTGA
- a CDS encoding sensor histidine kinase: protein MDLGFTTDFYHETPGTLTAAAVACAALLFRRRFPLAVVLLTLPASVVVELTVPPFAALFTLADRTRDRRLLAVCAILSAAASAFPWPPGSLTSDDQTWTLIYFVYTLTTAAAPVLLGQLTQARRDLSRRLAEIEEAREHERALHAQAVLAQERAQLAREMHDVVSHQVSLIAVRAGAWQVAAKDTDSRDAARTIRALSVNTLDELRHMVTLLRASGGRATELTPQPTLADLRALVGSSGIEAELTGALPPDIATPAQRTLYRTVQEALTNVRKHAPGARADVHLWDDGEEFGVTVTNSPPTRPSLPLPGSQQGLIGLRERAELLHGTFHAGPTADGGYRIRLGVPHAGG, encoded by the coding sequence ATCGACCTCGGCTTCACCACCGACTTCTACCACGAGACCCCGGGCACCCTGACCGCGGCGGCGGTGGCCTGCGCCGCGCTCCTGTTCCGGCGGCGGTTCCCGCTCGCCGTCGTCCTGCTCACGCTGCCGGCCAGCGTGGTGGTCGAGCTCACGGTGCCGCCGTTCGCCGCCCTGTTCACGCTGGCCGACCGGACCCGGGACCGCAGGCTCCTCGCGGTGTGCGCGATCCTGTCGGCCGCCGCCTCCGCCTTCCCGTGGCCGCCGGGCTCGCTCACCTCCGACGACCAGACCTGGACCCTGATCTACTTCGTCTACACGCTGACGACCGCGGCCGCCCCCGTGCTGCTCGGCCAGCTCACCCAGGCACGCCGGGACCTCTCCCGCCGTCTGGCCGAGATCGAGGAGGCGCGCGAGCACGAGCGGGCGCTGCACGCGCAGGCCGTGCTCGCCCAGGAGCGCGCGCAGCTGGCCCGCGAGATGCACGACGTCGTCTCGCACCAGGTGTCGCTGATCGCGGTGCGGGCGGGCGCCTGGCAGGTCGCCGCCAAGGACACCGACTCGCGCGACGCGGCCCGCACGATCCGTGCCCTGAGCGTCAACACCCTCGACGAGCTGCGGCACATGGTCACACTGCTGCGCGCGTCCGGCGGCCGGGCCACCGAGCTGACGCCGCAGCCCACCCTCGCCGACCTCCGGGCCCTGGTCGGCTCCAGCGGCATCGAGGCGGAGCTGACCGGTGCGCTGCCGCCGGACATCGCGACGCCCGCGCAGCGCACCCTGTACCGCACCGTGCAGGAGGCGCTCACCAACGTGCGCAAGCACGCGCCGGGCGCCCGCGCCGACGTCCACCTGTGGGACGACGGCGAGGAGTTCGGCGTCACCGTCACCAACAGCCCGCCCACGCGTCCGTCGCTGCCCCTGCCCGGCTCCCAGCAGGGCCTCATCGGCCTGCGCGAACGCGCGGAACTGCTGCACGGCACCTTCCACGCGGGCCCCACAGCCGACGGCGGCTACCGGATCAGGCTCGGCGTCCCGCACGCGGGTGGCTGA
- a CDS encoding hydroxyacid dehydrogenase, translating to MTKPQPRPASRPVVALAMARDAAAAVLDDQALAALDSVCELVHPPLLDDFGTAAARAVLGRVEVLVTGWGCPPLDAAALAAAPGLRAVVHTAGSIRGHVTDACWERGVEVSSAAAANALPVAEYTVAMILLAGKRVLERARAFTAARRPDDPLRVPRTLGNHDRTVGILSASHVGRRVVELLRPYDLRVLLHDPYVDAAEAAALGARGVGLRELFARSDVVSVHTPLLPGTRGLVGRDLIAALRQDAVLINTARGAVVDQEALTEAVTAGRIRAVLDVTDPEVLPPGHPLWDCENVLLTPHLAGSQGNEWRRLTDLAVSEVARWAAGDGFAHAVSARQARLLA from the coding sequence ATGACGAAACCGCAGCCCCGCCCCGCCTCCCGGCCCGTCGTCGCGCTCGCCATGGCGCGCGACGCCGCCGCTGCCGTGCTCGACGACCAGGCGCTCGCCGCGCTCGACTCCGTCTGCGAACTGGTGCATCCGCCGCTGCTCGACGACTTCGGCACGGCGGCGGCGCGGGCCGTCCTCGGCCGGGTCGAGGTGCTCGTCACCGGATGGGGCTGCCCGCCGCTCGACGCGGCCGCGCTCGCCGCCGCGCCGGGCCTGCGGGCCGTCGTGCACACGGCGGGCTCCATCCGGGGGCACGTCACGGACGCCTGCTGGGAGCGCGGCGTCGAGGTGTCGTCGGCGGCCGCCGCCAACGCCCTTCCGGTGGCCGAGTACACGGTCGCGATGATCCTGCTCGCGGGCAAGCGGGTCCTGGAGCGCGCCCGCGCGTTCACCGCGGCGCGCCGCCCCGACGACCCGCTGCGCGTCCCGCGCACGCTCGGCAACCACGACCGCACCGTGGGCATCCTGTCCGCCTCGCACGTCGGCAGGCGCGTCGTCGAACTGCTGCGGCCGTACGACCTGCGGGTCCTGCTGCACGACCCGTACGTCGACGCGGCGGAGGCGGCCGCCCTGGGAGCGCGCGGCGTGGGCCTGCGGGAGCTGTTCGCCCGGAGCGACGTGGTGAGCGTGCACACCCCGCTGCTGCCCGGGACGCGCGGGCTCGTCGGCCGGGACCTCATCGCCGCCCTGCGTCAGGACGCGGTGCTCATCAACACCGCGCGCGGCGCCGTCGTCGACCAGGAGGCGCTCACCGAGGCCGTGACGGCGGGGCGGATCCGGGCCGTGCTCGACGTCACCGACCCCGAAGTGCTGCCGCCCGGGCACCCGCTGTGGGACTGCGAGAACGTGCTGCTCACCCCGCACCTCGCCGGGTCGCAGGGCAACGAGTGGCGGCGCCTGACCGACCTCGCCGTGAGCGAGGTGGCCCGCTGGGCGGCGGGGGACGGCTTCGCCCACGCGGTGTCCGCCCGGCAGGCCCGGCTCCTCGCCTGA
- a CDS encoding DJ-1/PfpI family protein: MRVQAVLFDGFDPLDVLGPLEVLYAGGHATGGALTVELVSAEGPREVPSGLEGISLTAAAKLDPARADLVLLPGAAGATEQRGPDDDSIPARLGRTLRTELPRLLGEALARPGVTVASVCGGSLLLAMAGLIQGRPATGHHAALDGMAGLGVRTVAARVVDDGDLVTGGGVTSGLDLGLYLLERGFGPRVAHAVEELFAYERRGVVWSDTGGEPVAI; the protein is encoded by the coding sequence ATGCGCGTGCAGGCAGTACTCTTCGACGGCTTCGACCCGCTGGACGTCCTGGGCCCCCTGGAGGTCCTGTACGCGGGCGGCCACGCCACCGGCGGCGCGCTCACCGTGGAACTGGTCTCGGCGGAAGGGCCCCGCGAGGTCCCCAGCGGCCTGGAGGGGATCAGCCTGACGGCCGCGGCGAAGCTCGATCCGGCCCGCGCGGACCTGGTGCTGCTCCCGGGCGCGGCCGGGGCGACCGAGCAGCGCGGCCCCGACGACGACAGCATCCCCGCACGGCTCGGGCGCACGCTGCGCACCGAACTGCCCCGGCTCCTCGGCGAGGCCCTGGCGCGCCCCGGAGTGACCGTGGCCAGCGTGTGCGGCGGCTCCTTGCTCCTGGCCATGGCCGGGCTCATCCAGGGCCGCCCCGCCACCGGACACCACGCCGCCCTGGACGGCATGGCCGGGCTCGGCGTGCGGACCGTGGCGGCCCGCGTCGTGGACGACGGTGACCTGGTCACGGGCGGAGGCGTCACCTCGGGCCTCGACCTCGGCCTGTACCTGCTGGAGCGCGGCTTCGGGCCGCGCGTCGCCCACGCCGTCGAAGAGCTCTTCGCGTACGAGCGCCGCGGTGTCGTCTGGAGCGACACCGGCGGCGAGCCCGTCGCGATCTGA
- a CDS encoding GlxA family transcriptional regulator has translation MHTVAVLALDDVIPSDLAMPIDAFARTRLPGERSGYRVRVCAAEEEVDAGGAFALRAPYDLGAFADADTVIVPGVHDPSAPVREDVLDALREAAEAGTRIASVCVGTFVLAQAGLLKGLRATTHWYAADQLAAAYPDIDVDPDVLYVDNGQILTSAGAAAGMDLCLHMIRRDYGSAVAADAARASVMPLEREGGQAQFIVNQPPANPCGQALEPLLAWLDENAARELTLDDIAAHAGLSSRTLLRRFREQTGTTPLQWLHRARVRRAQHLLETTAHPVERIAAQVGFGSPTAFRDRFKRVAGVSPQAYRRAFGARV, from the coding sequence ATGCATACGGTCGCGGTCCTCGCCCTGGACGACGTCATCCCCTCCGACCTGGCGATGCCCATCGACGCCTTCGCCCGCACCCGGCTGCCCGGCGAGCGGTCGGGCTACCGGGTGCGGGTGTGCGCGGCCGAGGAGGAGGTCGACGCGGGCGGCGCCTTCGCGCTGCGCGCCCCCTACGACCTGGGCGCGTTCGCCGACGCCGACACGGTGATCGTGCCGGGTGTGCACGACCCCTCGGCGCCGGTGCGCGAGGACGTCCTCGACGCGCTGCGCGAAGCGGCCGAGGCGGGCACGCGGATCGCCTCGGTCTGCGTCGGCACGTTCGTGCTCGCGCAGGCCGGGCTGCTCAAGGGGCTGCGGGCCACGACGCACTGGTACGCGGCGGACCAACTCGCCGCGGCCTACCCGGACATCGACGTCGACCCGGACGTCCTGTACGTGGACAACGGCCAGATCCTCACCTCCGCGGGCGCGGCCGCCGGGATGGACCTGTGCCTGCACATGATCCGCCGCGACTACGGCTCCGCGGTCGCCGCCGACGCCGCGCGCGCGTCCGTGATGCCGCTGGAACGCGAGGGCGGCCAGGCCCAGTTCATCGTCAACCAGCCCCCGGCGAACCCCTGCGGCCAGGCCCTCGAACCGCTGCTCGCCTGGCTCGACGAGAACGCGGCGCGCGAACTGACCCTCGACGACATCGCCGCGCACGCGGGCCTGAGCAGCCGCACCCTGCTGCGCCGCTTCCGCGAGCAGACTGGCACGACGCCGCTGCAGTGGCTGCACCGGGCGCGGGTGCGCCGGGCCCAGCACCTCCTGGAGACCACCGCCCACCCGGTGGAGCGCATCGCCGCGCAGGTCGGCTTCGGCTCGCCGACGGCGTTCCGGGACCGCTTCAAGCGGGTCGCGGGGGTCAGCCCCCAGGCCTACCGGCGGGCGTTCGGGGCGCGGGTCTGA